The stretch of DNA GCAGTTTGAGGTGGAGTTTGATCCAATGGATTGGATGGACATGCAGAGCAAGCTCCGTGCAGAATCGTCTATAGATCAAATGGCAAAAGATGCTCTAAAAGATTATGAGGCAGCTTTTGATAAACGGGACTGGAGGCGATTAGAAAAGCAGCTGGACAAAAAGAAAAATCTATACCCCCACGTCTGGTGGCTAAAAGGTGCAGAAATTGGGGTTATGACTTTACTCTTATTTACCATCTTTAACCTAACAACCAACAAGAACCACCACAATCACTCAAACCAAAACTATGATAAGACAACTACACTAACTCCTTCTTCTTCTTCTGATTTTTCAACAACGAAACACAATGATAGTGAGGTGTTCCCAATCAAAGAACGGGCAACACAGGATCCATCATCAAAAGTAGCTAAGGGCAGTTCTCCTCAAGCTATGTTGGAAAGGAATGAAGCGTCATCTCATCCAGGACAAATGGAAGGTGCACAGAAGCGTTTAGCTCAAAATAGTCTTATTCACCCAACAAAAGTTAATAATTATGAGAATAGCTCATCTTTAGTTGAAAATCAAGAATTGAGCAATAATGAGGTACCGAATCAGACCACAAGTGGATTTACTGGTAAAGATGGTACAATTGTTTCTTCTAATTCGACAACTAATGGTGATCAAAATGATCCTTCAACATTATTTTCTAACGACTTAGCAAGAATAGAAAATACAGCTACTAGTGCCAATATTTCGGATAATGATAAGACAATGCGTAGTATGTTTTCTATTCTTGAAATTCCAACGATAGAACTTACAGAAGGCATAAAAACCACAGAT from Aureispira anguillae encodes:
- a CDS encoding porin family protein, translating into MKNKDFDNIDKLAQDAFEQFEVEFDPMDWMDMQSKLRAESSIDQMAKDALKDYEAAFDKRDWRRLEKQLDKKKNLYPHVWWLKGAEIGVMTLLLFTIFNLTTNKNHHNHSNQNYDKTTTLTPSSSSDFSTTKHNDSEVFPIKERATQDPSSKVAKGSSPQAMLERNEASSHPGQMEGAQKRLAQNSLIHPTKVNNYENSSSLVENQELSNNEVPNQTTSGFTGKDGTIVSSNSTTNGDQNDPSTLFSNDLARIENTATSANISDNDKTMRSMFSILEIPTIELTEGIKTTDPIFELKKAKLELPYNCKSYLGGVVVVGANFATSLGGTSVGYGAGLTMDSELSPRIAIKTGLIASYKKYELNELITLDKTSVDGKIYEIDQSKTTNLLVLEIPLEVQYTFFKNEKWKIYATAGLVANIISSRTYNGFQKTNANGLSISTEINSSNYERGAFEGGDFTKNTFLSVGGGLGLERQLGDKISLYILPSYRHALTTTGSDKDLIHSFGVNIGIKTAL